A single window of Salvelinus namaycush isolate Seneca chromosome 11, SaNama_1.0, whole genome shotgun sequence DNA harbors:
- the LOC120056130 gene encoding zinc finger protein 808-like — protein MCPICSHTRKWMSHPFVAEETSGERETELLDGEEPCKDRDQDDSCSLTMEITEEMCDYDEEVCPRRKRGKERSDERSDETEWEPSDEEDIVMDSDSSEDLETAGSSGLTEKADFDNSQSGIEKERLVEWCTDCGAEPVLACTTQRHKKLYACGVCVSEVQQAVGFDRFYMQFEDPDSFKEHVRREHNTQPHRLLCTDCSKRHIKKDNLCVYKIKKLRCRDCSKRRLSEQGLWSHRRLHQKGCVYPCKFCLKPFRTKQAKLTHEENHRHPYHCSECSERFKNIRLRNRHLQSHRGPTTAVHSGQKPHKCQLCRRSYAQPSHLKSHMRLHTGERPFKCQQCEKCFNYSVSLKNHIQLYHGPGSQEQESWETKCGTEQEREQEREEERERKRHFKKDNLCVYKIKKLCCLDCGKRCLSEQGLKCHRHLHQKGSVYPCKFCLVPFKTKQDKLTHEENHRHPYQCSECSERFKNINLRDRHLQSHRGSKRYICDICDKRFFQLKHLQKHTAVHSSQRPHTCQLCQRSFTEKRHLRAHMRSKCQQCEKCFNRIVHLKIHIQRHHGPGSQKQGKGGGESGTKL, from the exons ATGTGCCCAATATGCAGTCACACCAGGAAGTGGATGAGCCATCCTTTTGTTGCTGAGGAAAcgtctggagaaagagagacggagCTACTGGATGGAGAG GAACCATGTAAGGACAGAGACCAGGATGACAGTTGTTCGTTGACGATGGAAATCACTGAGGAGATGTGTGACTATGATGAGGAAGTCTGTCCTCGGAGGAAAAGGGGAAAGGAGAGATCAGATGAGAGATCAGATGAGACCGAGTGGGAGCCGTCTGATGAGGAAGACATTGTAATGGACTCTGATTCTTCTGAGGATTTGGAAACGGCAGGTTCCTCTGGTCTAACAGAAAAGGCCGACTTTGATAATTCTCAGAGcggaatagagaaagagagacttgTGGAGTGGTGTACTGACTGTGGAGCCGAGCCCGTACTCGCCTGCACCACACAGCGCCATAAGAAACTGTAcgcctgtggtgtgtgtgtgagtgaggtcCAACAAGCTGTTGGATTTGACCGATTCTACATGCAGTTCGAGGACCCGGACAGCTTCAAGGAACATGTACGACGGGAACACAACACACAACCTCATCGGTTGCTCTGTACAGACTGCAGCAAGCGTCACATCAAGAAGGATAATTTGTGTGTGTACAAGATTAAGAAGCTCCGTTGTCGAGATTGTAGTAAACGCCGTCTGAGTGAACAGGGTCTGTGGAGTCACAGACGTCTCCATCAGAAAGGCTGTGTTTACCCATGTAAGTTCTGCCTCAAGCCATTCAGGACCAAACAGGCCAAGCTTACCCACGAGGAGAACCATCGGCATCCGTATCATTGCTCAGAATGCTCAGAAAGATTCAAGAACATTAGACTACGGAACAGACACCTTCAGAGCCACAGAGGTCCAACGACAGCCGTCCACAGTGGCCAGAAGCCCCACAAGTGCCAGCTGTGCCGACGCTCGTATGCCCAGCCGAGCCACCTCAAGTCCCACATGCGCCTCCACACAGGGGAGAGGCCCTTCAAGTGCCAGCAGTGTGAGAAGTGCTTCAATTACAGCGTCAGTCTGAAGAACCACATCCAACTCTATCATGGCCCCGGCTCTCAGGAGCAGGAGAGTTGGGAGACAAAATGTGGGacggagcaggagagagagcaggagagagaggaggagagagagcgcaagCGTCACTTTAAGAAGGATAATTTGTGTGTGTACAAGATCAAGAAGCTCTGCTGTCTAGACTGTGGTAAACGCTGTCTGAGTGAACAGGGTCTGAAGTGTCACAGACATCTCCACCAGAAAGGCAGTGTTTACCCATGTAAGTTCTGCCTCGTGCCATTCAAAACCAAACAGGACAAGCTTACCCACGAGGAGAACCATCGGCATCCTTATCAGTGCTCGGAATGCTCAGAAAGATTCAAGAACATTAATCTACGGGACAGACACCTTCAGAGCCACAGAGGTTCAAAGAGATACATTTGTGACATCTGCGACAAACGTTTCTTCCAGCTTAAACACCTCCAGAAACATACAGCCGTCCACAGTAGTCAGAGACCCCACACGTGCCAGCTGTGCCAACGCTCGTTCACTGAAAAGAGACACCTCAGGGCCCACATGCGCTCCAAGTGCCAGCAGTGTGAGAAGTGTTTCAATCGCATAGTCCATCTGAAGATCCACATCCAACGGCATCATGGCCCCGGCTCTCAGAAGcagggaaagggagggggagagtcaGGAACTAAACTCTAG